A window of the Pseudomonadota bacterium genome harbors these coding sequences:
- a CDS encoding flippase-like domain-containing protein: MAEPRKGTARRPVRRFTGLALRLLITTGALGYLLTIVEPAQLLGALGRVSAWAVVLGIALYLLALALAAVRWSLILRAYGAGNPPRLRRLLHLHLVGMFYNLLPGAVAGDLLRALGTRQAFSERGLTGALAVVFVDRVFGLAGLILLAASVFYLNPLPGVEGIWLWSALGLTAGIGVILAIGLGRRLAEWLPGGLSRWAAGLPAIKLFWPFMLAAPFAMATHTLVAVSGHVLVTALDATVTPMDSLVVVPLAAAATYFPLTVGGAGAVEGAMVFLYGRVGVAEANALATGILLQLAKLVTSGVGGLAGVVWPLGIDIKDALARKSDPQMPTALEGGGKTNR, from the coding sequence GTGGCGGAGCCCAGGAAGGGCACGGCGCGCCGGCCCGTTCGGCGGTTCACGGGCTTGGCGCTGCGTCTGCTCATCACCACCGGCGCCCTGGGCTACCTGCTCACCATCGTCGAGCCCGCGCAATTGCTGGGGGCCCTCGGTCGGGTGTCCGCCTGGGCGGTCGTGCTCGGTATCGCGCTGTACCTGCTGGCTCTGGCGCTGGCAGCGGTCCGATGGTCCCTCATTCTGCGCGCCTACGGGGCCGGCAACCCACCTCGACTTCGACGCCTGCTGCACCTGCACCTGGTAGGCATGTTCTACAACCTGCTACCGGGCGCGGTAGCGGGCGACCTGTTGCGTGCGCTTGGCACCCGGCAGGCATTTTCGGAGCGCGGACTGACCGGAGCGCTCGCGGTCGTGTTCGTAGATCGGGTTTTCGGTCTAGCGGGCTTAATCCTGCTGGCGGCCAGCGTGTTCTATCTGAACCCGCTCCCAGGCGTCGAGGGTATCTGGCTGTGGAGCGCGCTGGGCCTGACCGCCGGCATCGGCGTCATCTTGGCGATCGGCCTGGGCCGGCGCCTGGCGGAGTGGCTGCCGGGAGGCCTGAGCCGCTGGGCCGCGGGCCTGCCGGCGATCAAGCTGTTTTGGCCCTTCATGCTGGCTGCCCCGTTCGCCATGGCTACGCATACGCTCGTGGCGGTCAGCGGCCATGTACTGGTTACGGCGCTGGATGCGACCGTGACACCCATGGACTCTCTGGTGGTCGTGCCGCTGGCAGCGGCCGCCACCTATTTTCCGCTGACGGTAGGCGGTGCCGGCGCGGTCGAGGGTGCGATGGTCTTTCTGTACGGCCGGGTCGGGGTGGCTGAAGCCAACGCCCTCGCGACCGGGATCCTGCTGCAGTTGGCCAAGCTTGTTACGTCCGGCGTCGGGGGCCTTGCTGGCGTAGTCTGGCCCCTCGGAATCGACATCAAGGATGCACTGGCCCGCAAGAGCGACCCGCAAATGCCTACGGCCCTCGAGGGTGGGGGCAAGACAAACCGCTGA
- the gcvH gene encoding glycine cleavage system protein GcvH, with product MATFPANLRYTKDHEWASDEGDVVRIGITSFAVEQLGDITLVDLPEPQTTLEALAHFGDIESVKAVSELFAPISGEIVEINDQLQESPELVNEAPYGEGWMVLIRPTDKRELKALMDADAYEQFVGTLES from the coding sequence ATGGCAACTTTTCCAGCGAACCTGAGGTACACCAAGGATCACGAGTGGGCATCCGACGAAGGGGACGTCGTCCGCATCGGGATCACGTCCTTTGCGGTCGAGCAGCTTGGCGACATCACGCTGGTGGACCTGCCGGAGCCGCAGACAACGCTGGAAGCGCTCGCGCACTTCGGGGACATCGAGTCTGTCAAGGCGGTGAGCGAGCTGTTCGCTCCCATTAGCGGGGAGATCGTGGAGATCAACGACCAGCTGCAGGAAAGCCCCGAGCTGGTCAACGAAGCGCCCTACGGTGAGGGCTGGATGGTACTGATTCGCCCCACCGATAAGCGGGAGCTCAAGGCGCTGATGGACGCGGACGCCTACGAGCAGTTCGTGGGAACGCTTGAGTCCTGA
- the gcvT gene encoding glycine cleavage system aminomethyltransferase GcvT, whose protein sequence is MESVSRPSPLDEVHRELGGRLVDFAGFRLPVRYSGVTAEHRAVREAAGLFDVSHMGEFVLQGPGACAALQYIVAGDVDSLEAGQAMYTVCCNEQGGILDDLIVYRLQHERFVVVCNAANRTKLVSHFRQLTAQRCQFVDRSDDYALMALQGPKAESILRACGAEADLTGLAPFRLARGDLCGRSIIAARTGYTGEDGFELFCEPDAAVPIWRQVMKKSDRFGLQPAGLGARDTLRLEARLCLYGQDIDESTNPFEAGIGWVVNLSKPSFLGQSALQACKRQGVSRKLVGFQMRGRGIARTGYPVLDRSGERIGRVTSGGPGLTVGHNLGLAYVPTAASKRGTELGIEIRGKVVKAEVVRTPFYKRQR, encoded by the coding sequence ATGGAGTCGGTCTCGCGCCCAAGCCCCCTGGATGAGGTCCACCGGGAACTCGGGGGCCGCCTGGTCGATTTCGCGGGGTTCAGGTTGCCCGTCCGCTACAGCGGGGTGACCGCGGAGCATCGTGCGGTGCGCGAGGCGGCGGGCCTGTTCGATGTGTCGCACATGGGCGAGTTCGTGCTGCAGGGGCCGGGCGCGTGTGCGGCCCTCCAGTATATCGTAGCGGGCGACGTCGACAGTCTCGAGGCGGGTCAGGCCATGTACACCGTGTGCTGCAACGAGCAGGGAGGAATCCTCGACGACCTTATTGTTTACCGCCTGCAGCACGAGCGCTTTGTGGTCGTCTGCAACGCGGCCAACCGCACCAAGCTGGTGTCTCATTTTCGACAACTCACTGCCCAGCGCTGCCAGTTCGTAGACCGAAGCGACGATTACGCCCTAATGGCGCTGCAGGGACCCAAGGCCGAGAGCATCCTGCGCGCCTGCGGCGCAGAAGCTGACTTGACCGGCCTGGCACCGTTTCGGCTCGCCCGCGGGGACCTTTGCGGCCGCTCGATTATCGCCGCACGCACCGGTTACACAGGCGAGGACGGCTTCGAGCTGTTCTGCGAGCCCGATGCCGCAGTGCCAATCTGGCGACAGGTGATGAAGAAAAGTGACCGATTCGGGCTCCAGCCGGCGGGTCTGGGAGCCCGAGACACGCTGCGCCTGGAAGCACGCTTGTGTCTGTACGGGCAGGACATCGACGAAAGCACGAATCCCTTCGAGGCCGGAATCGGCTGGGTCGTCAATTTGAGCAAGCCGAGCTTCCTGGGCCAGTCCGCGCTGCAAGCCTGCAAGCGGCAGGGAGTTTCGCGCAAGCTGGTGGGCTTCCAGATGCGTGGACGAGGTATCGCACGTACCGGCTACCCGGTGCTAGACAGGTCAGGTGAGCGAATTGGCCGCGTCACAAGCGGCGGCCCAGGTCTCACCGTGGGGCACAACCTCGGTCTTGCCTACGTCCCCACCGCGGCATCCAAGCGAGGGACCGAGCTGGGGATCGAGATCCGCGGCAAGGTCGTGAAGGCGGAAGTCGTACGCACTCCATTTTATAAGCGGCAACGGTGA
- a CDS encoding sigma 54-interacting transcriptional regulator, protein MNTLRVYRGGELIHDARLGSCPLEIGSAADCDLRVQDPEIGPRHWLVREQAGSVVAYDVGGGKSRRSLPLPLAQPVPLGRHHRLLRVQAPQTKGRGHARGPSEGPGDRGSSCPPGAALSLVVGCGQDARRFAVRDKPISVGSASENQLVLHDQAVSPQHCRFQPSRAGLLVKDLGSRNGTYLDGVRVQQAYVLPGSRIRLGRTDLWALERRPAADPEFPIAASVAMRQVLAEATRYARLPWPVLLLGETGCGKEVLARRLHEQSARPGRFVALNAGGLPAQLVESELFGHERGSFTGATNRHCGAFEQAHRGTLFLDEIGELPLALQARLLRVLETWRIRRVGAESELAVDVRLVCATHRDLRSLAGSSEFRLDLYYRLARLVIEIAPLRERADDIEPLAAHFLRSIQSQVGPRSLSPEALALLRGYSWPGNARELMNVLCIAAAAGPSPCIERDDVAAALRRITAEASNEFSPKALRRVVDGYGGNVAAAARALGVPRTTLRDRIKP, encoded by the coding sequence ATGAACACACTTCGGGTCTATCGCGGGGGCGAGCTGATTCACGACGCTCGGCTCGGCAGCTGTCCGCTAGAGATAGGCTCTGCCGCCGACTGCGACCTTCGCGTGCAGGACCCGGAGATCGGACCGCGCCATTGGCTCGTGCGCGAGCAAGCGGGCAGCGTAGTCGCCTACGACGTTGGCGGTGGCAAGTCCCGGCGTTCGCTGCCATTGCCCTTGGCGCAGCCCGTTCCCCTCGGTAGACACCACCGCCTACTGCGAGTGCAGGCTCCGCAGACGAAGGGGCGCGGCCATGCGAGGGGTCCGAGCGAAGGCCCTGGGGATCGGGGCTCGAGTTGCCCGCCGGGCGCTGCGCTGAGCCTGGTGGTCGGGTGCGGGCAGGACGCACGCCGGTTTGCGGTGCGCGACAAGCCCATCTCGGTCGGCTCGGCGTCCGAAAACCAGCTCGTGCTGCACGACCAAGCTGTCAGCCCGCAGCATTGCCGCTTCCAGCCGAGCCGAGCTGGCCTGCTGGTAAAGGATCTCGGCAGTCGCAACGGCACTTACCTGGATGGCGTGCGGGTGCAGCAAGCCTATGTGCTGCCGGGTTCGCGCATCCGGTTGGGGCGCACGGACCTGTGGGCCCTCGAACGCCGTCCGGCGGCTGACCCTGAGTTTCCGATTGCAGCTTCCGTGGCGATGCGACAGGTGCTGGCCGAGGCAACGCGCTACGCCAGGCTTCCGTGGCCGGTCTTGCTCTTGGGAGAGACGGGCTGCGGCAAGGAGGTCCTGGCACGCCGGCTGCATGAGCAAAGCGCACGCCCCGGGCGCTTTGTGGCGCTCAACGCCGGCGGACTGCCCGCGCAGCTGGTGGAATCCGAGCTGTTCGGTCACGAGCGGGGCTCGTTTACGGGAGCAACCAACCGCCATTGCGGAGCCTTCGAGCAGGCGCATCGCGGCACGTTGTTCCTGGATGAGATCGGTGAGCTGCCGCTTGCGCTGCAGGCGCGGCTGCTTCGCGTGTTGGAAACCTGGCGCATCCGGCGGGTAGGAGCGGAGAGCGAGCTGGCGGTGGACGTGCGTCTCGTTTGTGCCACGCACCGCGACCTACGCAGCCTGGCCGGCTCCTCCGAGTTTCGTCTCGATTTGTACTACCGTCTTGCCCGTCTGGTGATTGAAATCGCACCCCTGCGCGAGCGAGCCGATGACATCGAACCGCTCGCTGCCCATTTTCTACGCTCGATTCAGTCGCAGGTGGGTCCCCGCTCGCTCAGCCCGGAAGCGCTGGCGCTCTTGCGCGGATACTCCTGGCCCGGCAACGCCCGCGAGCTCATGAACGTGCTTTGCATTGCTGCGGCCGCCGGTCCCTCCCCTTGCATCGAGCGTGATGACGTTGCAGCCGCGCTACGCCGCATCACAGCAGAGGCCAGCAACGAATTCAGTCCGAAGGCGCTGCGGCGGGTAGTCGACGGCTACGGCGGCAACGTCGCCGCAGCCGCGAGGGCGCTGGGTGTGCCGCGGACTACGTTGCGCGATCGCATCAAGCCTTAG
- a CDS encoding glycosyltransferase family 2 protein — protein sequence MDTLDLSVVILAHDEARSVPAVLRELRTWLSAHEPDSEIVFVDDGSSDGSGELADQALAGFAARSVRHDRRCGMGAGLKTGVAAARGEWVTFLPADGQIAPQAIGTLRQAAAAEKADVVLSAYASRDDGLVRKSLSLGVRTLITLLHGVRLKSDGPYLFRRALFLPQQLASDTFFLNFEFPIRALRAGLRVSWVTIECRPRLHGKSKSASWQRALEVGSELVSMRVRLARDAFRRARGHPP from the coding sequence ATGGACACACTCGACCTTTCCGTTGTGATCTTGGCGCACGATGAGGCGCGCAGCGTGCCTGCGGTGCTGCGGGAGCTCCGCACATGGCTGAGCGCGCACGAGCCCGACAGCGAGATCGTGTTCGTGGACGACGGTTCCTCGGACGGCAGCGGTGAGCTCGCCGATCAAGCCCTCGCCGGCTTTGCGGCGCGCAGCGTGCGCCACGACCGGCGCTGCGGGATGGGAGCCGGCCTGAAGACGGGAGTTGCGGCCGCGCGCGGCGAGTGGGTCACGTTCCTTCCGGCAGATGGGCAGATCGCGCCCCAAGCGATCGGCACGCTGAGGCAAGCGGCCGCTGCCGAAAAGGCTGACGTCGTGCTTTCCGCCTACGCCAGCCGCGACGACGGGCTCGTGCGTAAGTCGCTCTCGCTCGGCGTGCGAACCCTGATCACGCTGCTGCACGGTGTGCGTCTGAAGAGCGATGGCCCGTACCTTTTTCGGCGTGCGCTCTTCCTGCCGCAGCAACTGGCTTCGGACACGTTTTTTCTGAATTTCGAGTTCCCGATTCGAGCGCTTCGTGCCGGACTGCGCGTCTCTTGGGTCACGATCGAGTGCCGCCCTCGCCTGCACGGCAAGTCGAAGTCCGCCAGCTGGCAACGCGCGCTCGAAGTAGGCTCCGAGCTGGTGTCGATGCGGGTGCGTCTTGCACGCGACGCGTTTCGCCGCGCCCGCGGTCACCCGCCGTAA
- a CDS encoding acyltransferase produces the protein MRHRSHGSGQFQPDDFAARGDHCVLEPGVMVFHPSRIRLGDNVYVGHQTILKGYHHNWMDIGDEAWIGQQCFLHSAGGIEIGERVGIAPGVKILTSVHKEVDRSIPILFAPLDLAPVTIERHADLGVGCVVLPGVRIGEGAQIGAGAVVTRSIPPFSVAAGVPARVLRERS, from the coding sequence ATGCGCCACCGGAGCCACGGGAGCGGGCAGTTTCAGCCAGACGACTTCGCCGCGCGCGGCGACCATTGCGTTCTCGAACCCGGCGTGATGGTGTTTCATCCCAGCCGGATACGTCTGGGTGACAACGTGTATGTAGGACACCAGACCATCCTGAAGGGCTACCACCACAACTGGATGGATATCGGCGACGAGGCCTGGATCGGGCAACAGTGTTTCCTGCACAGCGCCGGCGGCATCGAGATCGGTGAGCGGGTCGGCATAGCGCCGGGGGTCAAGATCCTGACCTCGGTGCACAAGGAAGTGGATCGAAGCATTCCGATCCTGTTCGCGCCGCTGGACCTCGCACCCGTGACCATCGAACGCCACGCGGACCTTGGCGTCGGCTGCGTCGTACTCCCAGGTGTCCGCATTGGAGAGGGGGCGCAGATCGGGGCCGGCGCCGTGGTCACACGCTCGATCCCCCCCTTCAGCGTGGCCGCAGGCGTCCCGGCTCGCGTGCTGCGAGAACGCAGCTAG